A window of Luteolibacter flavescens contains these coding sequences:
- a CDS encoding RNA polymerase sigma factor, producing MPAFRLFSRSSDAARGEADFRRYVEDGNADAFRRLVERHLPVVQETARRVLGGRSGWIDDVAQEVFLMLARKGRQLPPEIVLSAWLHRQTVRRALDVVRSESRREKREEIAELVPSEEGGGDVWSAIAPLLDREMLRLPEQDRQLLALRFMERLSSDEVARRLGLSSAAVRKRVERALAKLRERLVVSPLPGMGAGAGTLTVTALAAYLSAPAANAATSSQVAAICSGSLSAAATPTFSLTTLTLMTKSQLYTAGAVVAIGTSAFLAGRSNGFDAGRESIAAVADVAEPSRQSVDGKARRSIDRQTVSTGTFPNTKEGRLAMLRAILGNADPLSRAQALDRFIAKMNPEEFEEIAIFLKRQEPETASQEEAVASAGQVLLAAWAHYDPAAVLKFCGADPSETVLQMVGKVWGARDPDAAIAWATARSGDRHPDVVDPFMCGLISSMAADDLNRAESLMSKMPSGLGRRAVLEGMLPQIVARGEESMIRWLDGLTDENLRKGATNLIAKEMANTDPRAAVEWILQRMGTDAERSNMDIVFQKWVAKDAREALASFDTLPAGATRDSALYAVVSRLCEAELTPESSDWIIGRLTARETLPLHSMNKVLARWAETNPSAATGYFKELPDSVAYGISGSLAEGLSKTSPSTAAALMDENPGRMSPAAMGAVVSEMVELDPNYAIRYLEREGVEDLARTAVILAWLNVRPDEVKSYLETNFESMPQHTQQILRSQGL from the coding sequence GTGCCTGCCTTCCGACTCTTCTCCCGATCCTCCGATGCTGCCCGCGGTGAAGCGGACTTCCGTCGGTATGTGGAGGATGGGAATGCGGATGCTTTCCGCAGGCTGGTGGAGCGCCATCTGCCGGTGGTGCAGGAGACGGCCAGGCGGGTGCTCGGCGGACGCTCCGGGTGGATCGATGACGTGGCGCAGGAAGTTTTCCTGATGCTGGCCCGCAAGGGACGGCAGCTTCCGCCGGAGATTGTCTTGTCGGCCTGGCTCCATCGCCAGACGGTCCGCCGCGCGCTGGATGTGGTGCGTTCCGAATCCCGTCGCGAAAAGCGCGAGGAGATCGCCGAGTTGGTCCCTTCGGAAGAGGGAGGCGGCGACGTTTGGAGTGCCATCGCCCCGTTGCTCGACCGCGAGATGCTACGCCTGCCGGAGCAGGACCGGCAATTGCTGGCGTTGCGTTTCATGGAACGACTCAGCTCGGACGAGGTGGCCCGCCGGTTGGGGCTGAGCAGCGCTGCCGTCCGCAAGCGGGTGGAACGCGCGCTTGCGAAGCTCCGCGAACGTCTCGTGGTCAGCCCGCTTCCCGGTATGGGAGCCGGAGCTGGCACCCTCACCGTCACGGCGCTGGCCGCCTATCTCAGTGCCCCTGCGGCGAATGCCGCCACGAGCTCGCAGGTCGCCGCGATTTGCTCCGGCAGCCTTTCCGCCGCCGCCACGCCCACCTTTTCCCTCACCACCCTCACCCTGATGACCAAGTCCCAACTCTATACCGCAGGTGCCGTCGTCGCGATCGGTACCAGCGCCTTCCTCGCCGGACGCAGCAATGGCTTCGACGCCGGGAGGGAAAGCATTGCCGCCGTAGCCGATGTGGCGGAGCCCTCCAGGCAATCCGTCGATGGAAAAGCCAGGAGGTCCATCGATCGCCAGACGGTGTCCACCGGCACCTTTCCGAATACGAAGGAGGGTCGTCTGGCGATGCTCCGCGCGATCCTCGGCAACGCCGATCCTCTCTCCCGTGCGCAGGCGCTCGACCGCTTCATCGCGAAGATGAATCCGGAGGAGTTTGAGGAGATCGCAATCTTCCTGAAGCGACAAGAGCCGGAAACGGCCTCCCAGGAGGAGGCAGTTGCTTCCGCAGGGCAGGTGTTGCTCGCCGCTTGGGCCCACTACGATCCCGCCGCGGTACTCAAATTCTGCGGAGCCGATCCGAGCGAGACCGTCCTACAGATGGTGGGCAAAGTTTGGGGTGCAAGAGATCCGGATGCCGCGATCGCCTGGGCGACAGCGAGGTCCGGAGACCGTCATCCCGATGTGGTGGATCCCTTCATGTGTGGACTGATATCCAGCATGGCCGCTGATGACCTGAATCGCGCGGAATCCCTGATGTCGAAGATGCCCTCCGGCTTGGGTCGCCGTGCCGTTCTGGAGGGCATGCTTCCCCAGATCGTCGCCCGAGGCGAGGAGTCGATGATCCGGTGGCTCGACGGGCTCACGGACGAGAATCTGCGCAAGGGCGCCACTAATCTCATCGCCAAGGAGATGGCGAATACCGATCCGCGGGCCGCCGTCGAGTGGATACTCCAGCGCATGGGCACCGATGCCGAACGCAGCAACATGGATATCGTTTTCCAAAAATGGGTCGCGAAGGATGCAAGGGAAGCCCTTGCTTCCTTCGACACCCTGCCTGCGGGTGCGACGCGGGACAGCGCTCTGTATGCCGTGGTGTCGCGGCTGTGTGAGGCTGAGCTGACCCCGGAATCCTCCGACTGGATCATCGGTCGCCTGACCGCTCGAGAAACTTTGCCGCTTCACTCGATGAACAAGGTGCTGGCCCGCTGGGCGGAGACGAATCCCTCGGCGGCCACGGGCTATTTCAAGGAGTTGCCCGACAGCGTGGCTTACGGGATCTCGGGTTCATTGGCGGAGGGCCTGAGCAAGACCAGCCCGTCCACCGCGGCGGCTCTTATGGATGAAAATCCAGGCCGGATGAGCCCGGCTGCTATGGGCGCTGTTGTGTCCGAAATGGTGGAGTTGGATCCGAACTATGCTATCCGCTACCTCGAGCGCGAAGGTGTTGAGGATCTAGCCCGTACGGCGGTCATCTTGGCTTGGCTCAACGTCCGACCGGATGAGGTGAAGTCCTATCTGGAGACCAACTTCGAATCGATGCCGCAGCACACGCAGCAGATCCTGCGATCACAAGGCTTGTGA
- a CDS encoding histidinol-phosphatase HisJ family protein → MPADYHTHTPLCLHATGEPEEYIAAALAAGLTEYGVSDHAPARPEPFDDWRMLESDLPAYYDWIERARAAAGSMPVRAGMECDWLPGCEGWIEDLAGRYPWDYLIGSVHYLGVWDFDNPKWLGRWAESDVDAVWTSYWQTYAEMAKSRLFDILGHPDLVKKFSHRPAGDLARFYEPAIEVIAASGCTIELNTAGWHKPCEEAYPHPQFLALAHQAGIPLVISSDSHAPGEVARDFAKAIEWAKSAGYTETQLFEKRQRRAELLGGSRANMPYQEHDS, encoded by the coding sequence GTGCCGGCCGATTACCACACCCACACGCCCCTTTGCCTTCACGCGACGGGAGAGCCCGAGGAATACATCGCCGCCGCGCTCGCCGCCGGTCTCACGGAATACGGGGTCTCGGACCACGCCCCGGCCCGCCCGGAGCCCTTCGACGACTGGCGGATGCTGGAAAGCGACCTGCCTGCCTACTATGACTGGATCGAGCGCGCCCGCGCCGCCGCCGGGAGCATGCCGGTCCGCGCCGGGATGGAGTGCGACTGGCTGCCCGGCTGCGAGGGCTGGATCGAGGATCTGGCCGGACGCTACCCGTGGGACTACCTCATCGGGTCCGTCCACTACCTGGGCGTCTGGGACTTCGACAATCCGAAGTGGCTCGGCCGCTGGGCGGAGTCGGATGTCGATGCCGTCTGGACGAGCTACTGGCAAACCTACGCCGAGATGGCGAAGAGCCGCCTATTTGACATCCTCGGCCACCCGGATCTGGTGAAGAAATTCTCCCACCGCCCCGCGGGTGACCTCGCGCGCTTCTACGAGCCGGCCATCGAGGTCATCGCCGCCTCGGGCTGCACGATCGAGCTGAATACCGCGGGCTGGCACAAGCCTTGTGAGGAAGCCTACCCGCATCCGCAATTTCTGGCACTCGCGCACCAGGCGGGCATTCCGCTGGTGATTTCCTCCGACTCACACGCACCGGGCGAGGTCGCGCGGGATTTTGCAAAGGCCATCGAGTGGGCCAAGTCGGCGGGCTACACCGAGACGCAGTTGTTCGAGAAGAGGCAGCGCCGGGCAGAGTTGTTGGGCGGTTCGCGAGCGAACATGCCGTATCAGGAGCACGATTCCTGA
- a CDS encoding phosphate acyltransferase — protein sequence MSQDPSSALSASNPFTDYLIEKLRSHPKRVVFTEGEDLRVLRAAERLVAAEAAVPVLLGSRDKIRAMAADNGVSLKFINVIEPAKSSDLGLFCQRFAKVERYRNNSAADPVDTVSRPHYFGAMMVQYGQADALVGGNQSLPASLFRALIHTIQPLPSVPKMFGMMVLVAPHLQHFGKEGVLFLADCGLLPQPTVDQLAAITIETGKLAKHFLGREPNIALLSHSTKGSAGTDDARRMAAAAALAIDKAKEAYLDFHITGEVQADVALDPTASEIKLPDAPHREPADVLVFPNLDAAHISLKLLQHCAGAINYGQILGGLARPCAQVPRTASEETIFGTAAAVGVEAIKYHQLYPDGEV from the coding sequence ATGAGCCAAGACCCTTCCAGCGCCCTTTCCGCGAGCAATCCTTTCACCGACTACCTGATCGAAAAGCTCCGGAGTCACCCGAAGCGCGTCGTATTCACGGAGGGCGAGGACCTGCGGGTGCTGCGCGCCGCGGAGCGACTCGTGGCCGCCGAGGCCGCCGTGCCGGTGCTGCTGGGCTCGCGCGACAAGATCCGCGCGATGGCCGCCGACAACGGGGTCAGCCTGAAGTTCATCAATGTCATCGAGCCCGCGAAGTCCTCGGACCTCGGGCTTTTCTGCCAGCGCTTTGCCAAGGTGGAGCGCTACCGGAACAACTCCGCCGCCGATCCGGTGGACACCGTTTCCCGTCCGCACTACTTCGGCGCGATGATGGTGCAGTATGGACAGGCGGACGCTCTCGTCGGTGGCAATCAGTCCCTGCCTGCCAGTCTTTTCCGCGCGCTGATCCACACGATCCAGCCGCTGCCCAGCGTGCCGAAGATGTTTGGCATGATGGTGCTGGTCGCCCCTCACCTGCAGCACTTCGGCAAGGAAGGCGTGCTCTTCTTAGCGGACTGCGGACTGCTGCCCCAGCCAACCGTCGATCAGCTCGCCGCGATTACCATCGAGACCGGCAAGCTCGCGAAGCACTTCCTCGGCCGCGAGCCGAATATCGCGCTGCTCAGCCACTCGACGAAGGGCTCCGCCGGCACCGATGACGCGCGCCGCATGGCCGCCGCCGCCGCGCTGGCGATCGACAAGGCGAAGGAAGCGTATCTCGACTTCCACATCACCGGCGAGGTCCAGGCCGACGTCGCACTCGATCCCACGGCATCCGAAATCAAGCTGCCCGACGCCCCGCACCGCGAACCCGCGGACGTGCTCGTCTTCCCGAATCTCGACGCCGCCCACATCTCGCTGAAGCTGCTCCAGCACTGCGCCGGGGCGATCAACTACGGCCAGATCCTCGGCGGCCTCGCCCGACCCTGCGCGCAGGTGCCACGGACCGCGTCCGAAGAAACCATCTTCGGCACCGCCGCTGCCGTCGGCGTCGAGGCGATCAAGTATCACCAGCTCTACCCGGACGGCGAAGTCTGA
- a CDS encoding endonuclease/exonuclease/phosphatase family protein, which yields MISRLLPLLLLSSLPAIAESARELRVMCWNLHHGVGEDGKLDLERIAARIREQKPDLVVLQEVDNKCRRSQSVDQAAELGKLAGMTSAFGKAMDHDGGEYGQAILSKHPLGETTVHRLPGEGEPRIAFEAEVKVGEQSLRLVGVHLDHQQDARRLKQAETLVAALSSSKGPLILGGDFNDVPDSAVMKLFGKALTSVEKSEPRLTCPADKPKVEIDHFFLRGMTAVSRVTVLPEAVASDHRPLVMTVRFGDGE from the coding sequence ATGATAAGCCGCCTTCTGCCACTGCTTCTTCTGTCATCCCTGCCTGCCATTGCCGAGTCCGCCCGGGAGCTGCGGGTGATGTGCTGGAACCTGCACCACGGGGTGGGAGAGGATGGAAAGCTGGATCTGGAGCGGATCGCTGCCCGTATCCGTGAGCAAAAGCCCGACCTGGTGGTGCTGCAGGAGGTGGATAACAAGTGCCGCCGCAGCCAATCGGTGGACCAGGCTGCGGAGTTGGGTAAGCTGGCCGGCATGACGAGCGCCTTTGGGAAGGCGATGGATCACGACGGCGGCGAGTACGGCCAAGCGATTCTTTCCAAGCATCCGCTGGGCGAGACGACGGTGCACCGCCTGCCGGGCGAGGGTGAGCCGCGGATTGCCTTTGAAGCGGAGGTGAAGGTCGGGGAGCAGTCGCTGCGGTTGGTGGGCGTGCATCTGGATCACCAGCAGGACGCCCGGCGGCTGAAGCAGGCGGAGACGCTGGTAGCGGCGCTTTCTTCATCGAAGGGACCGCTGATTCTGGGCGGCGACTTCAATGACGTGCCGGACTCGGCGGTGATGAAGCTCTTTGGCAAGGCGCTGACCTCCGTGGAGAAGAGCGAGCCGCGGCTGACCTGCCCTGCGGACAAGCCGAAGGTGGAGATCGACCACTTTTTCCTGCGCGGGATGACGGCGGTGTCGCGGGTCACAGTGCTGCCGGAAGCGGTCGCCTCGGATCATCGCCCGCTGGTGATGACGGTGAGATTTGGGGACGGGGAGTGA
- a CDS encoding DoxX family protein — translation MKQPIPYVVARILLASVFVGLGGERLLVKVGALTGRTAPGAAGVALSAFEVLAGIAIMLGWQVGRLSLLLAVFLIVDAFIAHPFWNFSGPEQRGELLHFLKNLSIIGGLLLLSWTEAHRPDTKAPGELR, via the coding sequence ATGAAGCAACCCATCCCTTATGTCGTGGCACGCATTCTCCTCGCCAGCGTCTTCGTTGGCCTCGGGGGTGAGCGCCTGCTGGTGAAGGTCGGCGCGCTCACCGGCCGGACCGCGCCTGGGGCTGCCGGGGTCGCGCTGTCCGCCTTCGAGGTGCTCGCGGGTATCGCCATCATGCTCGGCTGGCAGGTGGGCCGATTGTCCCTGCTGCTGGCGGTCTTCCTCATCGTGGATGCGTTCATTGCCCATCCCTTCTGGAATTTTTCCGGACCGGAGCAACGCGGGGAACTGCTGCACTTCCTGAAGAACCTCTCGATCATCGGCGGCCTGCTGCTGCTCTCGTGGACCGAGGCCCATCGGCCCGATACGAAAGCACCGGGCGAACTCCGCTGA
- a CDS encoding CDP-alcohol phosphatidyltransferase family protein — protein MTHASKITLARIALVPVFAVYVARYGVTVADGSPQEHLRWTALALFIFASATDGVDGWVARRFNQKSKFGAFIDPLADKFLLITAIVFLSAFPWGAGDWRMPPWFAWLVITRDTLIVIGIILVKRAAHDVRYSPHWTGKVCTVTQMVAIGWVMLKVDILPPLYPCLIAALFTLWSAVNYYLEASRQIRRRAIKLQ, from the coding sequence ATGACCCACGCCAGCAAGATCACGCTCGCCCGCATCGCCCTGGTGCCGGTGTTTGCCGTATACGTGGCGCGCTACGGGGTGACCGTGGCCGACGGGAGCCCGCAGGAGCACCTGCGCTGGACCGCGCTGGCGCTCTTCATCTTCGCCTCCGCCACGGACGGCGTGGACGGCTGGGTCGCCCGGCGCTTCAACCAGAAGTCGAAGTTCGGAGCCTTCATCGATCCCCTCGCGGACAAGTTCCTGCTCATCACCGCCATCGTCTTCCTCAGCGCCTTCCCGTGGGGCGCGGGCGACTGGCGCATGCCACCGTGGTTCGCCTGGCTGGTCATCACGCGCGACACGCTGATCGTGATCGGCATCATCCTCGTGAAGCGCGCCGCCCATGACGTCCGCTACTCGCCCCACTGGACCGGCAAGGTCTGCACCGTCACGCAGATGGTCGCGATCGGCTGGGTGATGCTGAAGGTGGACATCCTCCCGCCGCTCTACCCGTGCCTCATCGCCGCGCTTTTCACCCTCTGGTCCGCGGTGAACTATTACCTGGAAGCCTCTCGCCAAATCCGCAGGCGGGCGATAAAACTTCAATGA
- the der gene encoding ribosome biogenesis GTPase Der — MPTVAIVGRPNVGKSALFNRLAKRKIAIVHDQPGVTRDRISAPCLATAIPCTIIDTGGIGATLDDGFGAQVSLEADIAMETADLILFIVDAHEGLTPIDQDLAQRLRKAKPPVMLVANKVDEDKHIRGTDEFARLGFGTPVGVSAEHGRGMTGLTEKIDEILKPLVGEIEELVAQAEEAGIKLAIVGRPNAGKSSLVNAILQDQRTIVSDIAGTTRDAIDLPCEYAGEKFTLIDTAGLRPRSKRDTSVEVFSAMRTDRSVRRADLCILVIDLAAGITAQDRKIAQKILEEKKPCLIVLNKFDLYHPDAPMRARKEEAKEHVDRELFFLSYAPALTVSAKSGQAVETVLKEVLKVRKAAQNVPSTGKLNRMLHDAFQLNPPPTDKRSAKRLKLYYGTAAVDEKYRTIPVPTFVLFVNDKALMPASYESYLSNRLREFNPVPAVPVVFSVRSRDRREWEERDTGTGRPGKKPAGKPAAKRAVKKPAGKRATAKKSAGRRKK, encoded by the coding sequence ATGCCCACCGTCGCTATCGTCGGCCGTCCGAATGTCGGGAAGTCCGCGCTCTTCAACCGCTTGGCCAAGCGGAAGATCGCGATCGTCCACGACCAGCCCGGCGTGACCCGCGACCGGATCTCCGCACCCTGCCTGGCGACCGCCATCCCGTGCACCATCATCGATACCGGCGGCATCGGTGCCACGCTGGACGATGGCTTCGGTGCCCAGGTCTCGCTGGAGGCGGACATCGCGATGGAGACTGCGGACCTCATCCTTTTCATCGTGGATGCCCACGAAGGACTCACCCCCATCGACCAGGACCTCGCCCAGAGGCTCCGCAAGGCGAAGCCGCCGGTGATGCTGGTGGCGAACAAGGTGGACGAGGACAAGCACATCCGCGGCACCGATGAATTCGCCCGCCTCGGCTTCGGCACTCCCGTCGGCGTCTCCGCCGAGCACGGCCGCGGCATGACGGGGCTGACCGAGAAGATCGACGAGATCCTCAAGCCGCTCGTCGGCGAGATCGAGGAACTCGTCGCCCAAGCCGAGGAAGCAGGCATCAAGCTCGCCATCGTCGGCCGGCCGAATGCCGGCAAGTCCTCGCTGGTGAATGCCATCCTACAGGACCAGCGCACCATCGTCTCTGACATCGCCGGCACCACCCGCGACGCGATCGACCTGCCCTGCGAATACGCCGGGGAGAAATTCACGCTCATCGATACCGCCGGCCTCCGCCCGCGCTCGAAGCGTGACACCTCGGTGGAGGTCTTTTCCGCCATGCGGACGGATCGCTCCGTGCGCCGCGCCGACCTGTGCATCCTGGTCATCGACCTCGCCGCGGGCATCACCGCGCAGGACCGCAAGATCGCGCAAAAGATCCTGGAGGAAAAGAAGCCCTGCCTGATCGTCCTGAACAAATTCGACCTCTATCACCCGGACGCGCCGATGAGAGCACGCAAGGAAGAGGCGAAGGAACACGTGGATCGCGAGCTCTTCTTCCTCTCCTACGCACCGGCCCTCACCGTCTCCGCAAAGAGCGGCCAGGCCGTGGAAACCGTGCTGAAGGAAGTGCTGAAGGTCCGCAAGGCCGCCCAGAACGTGCCGAGCACCGGCAAGCTGAACCGCATGCTCCACGATGCCTTCCAGCTCAATCCGCCACCGACCGACAAGCGCTCCGCCAAGCGCCTGAAGCTCTACTACGGCACCGCCGCGGTGGATGAGAAGTATCGCACCATCCCGGTGCCGACCTTCGTGCTCTTCGTGAATGACAAGGCGCTGATGCCCGCGAGCTACGAGAGCTACCTTTCCAATCGCCTGCGCGAATTCAATCCCGTGCCCGCGGTCCCCGTCGTCTTCTCCGTCCGCTCCCGCGACCGCCGCGAGTGGGAAGAACGCGACACCGGAACTGGCCGGCCAGGCAAGAAGCCCGCGGGCAAACCCGCCGCGAAAAGGGCCGTGAAAAAGCCCGCAGGCAAAAGAGCCACCGCGAAGAAATCCGCCGGACGGAGGAAGAAGTAG
- a CDS encoding GxxExxY protein, giving the protein MEFEDPPYLYAEESRRIISSAMAVHNEVGHGFREKTYENSLVVAFRQDGIEFSQQPRFPVFFRGVKVDDFVPDLIAFGKIIVDAKTVDRISAAEIGQMINYLRVTKLKLALLLNFKNPKLEIRRVVL; this is encoded by the coding sequence ATGGAATTCGAAGACCCTCCCTACCTCTACGCGGAAGAATCTCGAAGGATCATCTCGTCCGCAATGGCGGTTCACAATGAGGTCGGCCATGGCTTTCGCGAGAAAACCTATGAGAACTCCCTCGTAGTCGCATTCCGGCAGGACGGCATCGAGTTCTCCCAACAGCCCCGCTTCCCCGTTTTCTTTCGTGGGGTGAAGGTAGACGACTTCGTCCCTGACCTCATCGCGTTCGGAAAAATCATCGTCGATGCCAAAACGGTGGACCGGATCTCCGCCGCTGAAATCGGACAAATGATCAATTATCTGCGGGTTACGAAGCTGAAACTGGCTCTCCTCCTCAATTTCAAAAATCCGAAGTTGGAAATCCGCCGCGTGGTCCTTTAG
- a CDS encoding ABC transporter ATP-binding protein: MPLLDVRNLTTRFHTRNGIVHAVEDVSFSVDAGKTLGIVGESGSGKSVTCYSLLGLIPQPPGRIHAGTAMFDGIDLLKASDKQLQKLRGKRISMIFQDPMTSLNPYLKVSEQLMEPLALHEGLKGAKALDRAIQSLAEVGIPEPEKRIQSYPHEFSGGMRQRVMIAMALITRPELLICDEPTTALDVTVQKQVIDLIRERQRDLGTAVVFITHDLAVVSEVCDHVNVMYAGRIVESAPKDELFARPLHAYTRSLLKSIPSIHKKGEDLYTIPGLPPNLANPPAGCAFKPRNTIGNSELCLIDKRPQLAEHGAAHYVQDCPGCLATK, translated from the coding sequence ATGCCACTGCTCGACGTCCGCAACCTCACCACCCGCTTCCACACCCGCAATGGCATCGTCCACGCGGTGGAGGATGTTTCATTCTCGGTCGATGCCGGGAAGACCCTCGGAATCGTCGGTGAATCCGGCTCCGGCAAGTCGGTGACGTGCTACTCGCTGCTCGGGCTGATCCCCCAGCCTCCGGGCCGCATCCACGCGGGCACGGCCATGTTTGACGGGATCGACCTGCTGAAGGCGAGCGACAAGCAGCTCCAGAAGCTGCGCGGCAAGCGCATCTCGATGATTTTCCAGGATCCGATGACGTCCCTGAATCCCTACCTGAAGGTCTCCGAGCAGCTCATGGAGCCGCTGGCCCTGCACGAGGGGCTGAAGGGAGCGAAGGCACTCGACCGCGCCATCCAGTCTCTGGCCGAGGTCGGGATCCCGGAACCCGAGAAGCGCATCCAATCCTACCCGCACGAATTCTCCGGCGGCATGCGCCAGCGCGTGATGATCGCCATGGCGCTGATCACCCGCCCGGAACTGCTGATCTGCGACGAACCGACCACCGCGCTCGACGTGACCGTGCAGAAGCAGGTCATCGACCTGATCCGCGAGCGCCAGCGCGACCTCGGCACCGCCGTCGTCTTCATCACCCACGATCTCGCCGTGGTCTCGGAAGTCTGCGACCACGTGAACGTGATGTATGCCGGACGCATCGTGGAAAGCGCGCCAAAGGACGAGCTGTTCGCCCGTCCGCTGCACGCCTACACCCGCTCGCTGCTGAAGAGCATCCCCTCCATCCACAAGAAGGGCGAGGATCTCTACACCATCCCCGGACTCCCGCCGAACCTCGCGAATCCACCCGCGGGCTGCGCCTTCAAGCCGCGCAATACCATCGGAAACTCCGAACTCTGCCTAATCGACAAGCGCCCGCAACTCGCCGAGCACGGCGCTGCGCACTACGTGCAGGATTGCCCCGGCTGCCTCGCAACGAAGTGA
- a CDS encoding histone deacetylase family protein, which yields MRCFYSQDLELKLPSGHPFPMEKFRVSKDMLLDGGILRPEEIVEVKVADPHLLKSVHETGYIERIYSGMLDRKEQIQLGLPVTPQLYHRSATEVEATRQTCHAALAEGVAVCLAGGTHHAFREHGEGYCVFNDVAIAIRDLQGRQPGIKVMVVDTDAHQGNGTAAILGNDPRVFTYSIHVGRNYPTKKVAGSMDVETVRYVEGEMYLKQLFGTLAAALDTFAPDLVIWIAGADNHRNDRFGQMHLSVKDLQRRDDVLLRAFIRNRVPVAVLYGGGYNREPEFTAKIHRNTVATAKKLAAEFRGL from the coding sequence ATGCGCTGCTTCTACTCGCAGGATCTGGAACTCAAGCTGCCCTCGGGACACCCGTTTCCGATGGAGAAGTTCCGTGTTTCCAAGGACATGCTGCTGGATGGCGGCATCCTGCGCCCGGAGGAAATCGTGGAGGTGAAGGTGGCGGATCCGCACCTGCTCAAGTCCGTCCACGAGACCGGCTACATCGAGCGGATCTACTCCGGGATGCTGGACCGGAAGGAGCAGATCCAGCTCGGTCTGCCAGTGACGCCGCAGCTCTACCACCGCAGCGCGACCGAGGTGGAAGCCACCCGCCAGACCTGCCACGCCGCCCTCGCCGAGGGCGTGGCCGTGTGCCTCGCCGGCGGCACCCATCATGCCTTCCGCGAGCACGGGGAGGGGTATTGTGTTTTCAATGATGTCGCCATCGCCATCCGCGATCTCCAGGGCAGGCAGCCCGGCATCAAGGTGATGGTGGTGGATACCGATGCGCATCAGGGAAATGGTACCGCCGCGATCCTCGGCAATGACCCGCGCGTCTTCACCTACTCGATCCACGTCGGGCGGAACTACCCGACGAAGAAGGTCGCGGGCTCGATGGACGTCGAGACCGTGCGCTACGTGGAGGGCGAGATGTATCTCAAGCAGCTCTTCGGCACGCTGGCCGCCGCGCTCGATACCTTCGCGCCGGATCTCGTCATCTGGATCGCCGGGGCGGACAATCATCGCAATGACCGCTTCGGGCAGATGCATCTTTCCGTGAAGGATCTGCAACGCCGCGACGACGTCTTGCTCCGCGCCTTCATCCGGAACCGCGTGCCCGTCGCCGTCCTCTACGGAGGCGGCTACAACCGCGAGCCGGAATTCACCGCGAAGATCCACCGGAATACGGTTGCGACGGCGAAGAAGCTCGCGGCGGAGTTCAGGGGATTGTGA
- a CDS encoding DUF485 domain-containing protein, with amino-acid sequence MANPTQPDWEALARLPAFHELLAAKRRFIVPATIFFLIYYMTLPVLIGYFPEMMKQPLVGKVNGAYLFAFSQFLMTFGMAWLYMRTARKWDAMEHALLASIESKPNANA; translated from the coding sequence ATGGCAAACCCAACCCAACCCGACTGGGAAGCCCTCGCCAGGCTGCCCGCATTCCACGAGCTGCTCGCTGCCAAGCGGCGCTTCATCGTCCCGGCGACGATCTTTTTCCTGATCTACTACATGACCCTGCCGGTGCTGATCGGCTACTTCCCGGAAATGATGAAGCAGCCCCTGGTGGGCAAGGTGAACGGGGCCTACCTCTTCGCTTTCTCGCAGTTCCTCATGACCTTCGGCATGGCGTGGCTCTACATGCGGACGGCGCGGAAATGGGACGCCATGGAGCACGCGTTGCTCGCCTCGATCGAATCCAAGCCGAACGCCAACGCCTGA